A genomic region of Trichothermofontia sichuanensis B231 contains the following coding sequences:
- a CDS encoding phosphoribosyltransferase: MRFRDRHEAGKHLARQLVSYAGDPKVWVLALPRGGVPVAFEVAQALAVPLDICVVRKLGVPGQPELAMGAIAAGEVRILNVALIQELGISEATIEAITQRELQELDRRERLYRGDRPPPHLEGQVVILIDDGLATGATMRAAIAVVQSAHPQRLVVAVPVAASAVCQELREQVDEVICTLIPPSLQAIGLWYDDFSQTSDAEVQRLLSLAMAYRQPLSPP, from the coding sequence ATGCGATTTCGCGATCGTCACGAGGCCGGAAAGCACCTTGCTCGCCAGTTAGTGTCCTATGCTGGTGATCCGAAGGTGTGGGTTTTAGCCTTACCCCGTGGGGGTGTTCCTGTTGCCTTTGAGGTAGCCCAGGCGTTGGCCGTCCCCCTGGATATTTGTGTGGTGCGTAAGTTGGGCGTACCGGGCCAACCGGAGTTGGCAATGGGGGCGATCGCGGCGGGGGAAGTGCGCATTCTCAATGTGGCCCTGATTCAGGAGTTAGGCATTAGTGAAGCCACCATTGAAGCGATCACCCAGCGGGAACTCCAGGAACTGGATCGGCGTGAACGGCTCTATCGGGGCGATCGGCCCCCTCCCCATCTTGAAGGACAGGTGGTCATCCTGATAGATGATGGGCTAGCGACCGGAGCTACAATGCGGGCCGCGATCGCGGTTGTGCAATCGGCACACCCCCAACGGTTAGTGGTGGCTGTCCCCGTTGCCGCCAGCGCTGTTTGTCAGGAACTCCGCGAGCAGGTGGATGAGGTGATCTGCACCTTGATTCCCCCGTCCTTGCAGGCGATCGGGCTTTGGTACGATGATTTTTCACAAACCTCTGATGCTGAAGTGCAACGGCTGCTCTCGCTCGCAATGGCCTATCGTCAGCCCCTCTCACCGCCTTAG
- a CDS encoding alpha/beta fold hydrolase, giving the protein MGNKVLWLNLSRHLGCLHRPLLRELAYWTPVFRWDYVQSLDESASLEVPLALLDRFLRDQAQPVHLAGHGLSGALGLLYARRYPDRVKSLTLLGVGPQPAHCWQSEYYAHRRLLRCDRAFVLSVMVSQLFGEALRAIGRELVGRLQRDLDESPSPHSLFQRGEIEAGGAPVPLLICGSEDDAIVGPDVLSQWQSYLVRDRGDTLWYCPSGRHFFHYGQAKAVSRVMVQWWQQHEPRVTATRPELSALPAIAEV; this is encoded by the coding sequence GTGGGAAATAAGGTTCTCTGGCTGAATTTGAGTCGTCACCTTGGTTGCTTACATCGCCCTCTCTTGCGGGAGTTGGCCTACTGGACGCCGGTATTCCGGTGGGACTATGTACAGAGTCTGGATGAGTCGGCCTCGCTAGAGGTGCCCTTGGCGTTGCTGGATCGGTTTCTGCGTGATCAGGCGCAACCAGTTCATTTAGCAGGGCATGGCTTAAGTGGGGCATTAGGGTTGCTCTATGCTCGTCGCTATCCAGACCGAGTGAAATCGCTGACGCTGTTAGGGGTAGGCCCGCAACCAGCCCACTGCTGGCAGTCTGAGTATTACGCCCATCGTCGCCTGTTACGTTGCGATCGTGCTTTTGTCTTATCGGTGATGGTGTCCCAGTTATTTGGGGAAGCCCTGCGAGCGATCGGTCGGGAGTTGGTGGGGCGGCTTCAGCGGGATCTCGATGAAAGCCCTTCCCCCCACTCGTTATTCCAGCGCGGGGAAATTGAGGCAGGTGGTGCGCCGGTACCGTTACTGATCTGTGGCAGTGAGGATGATGCGATTGTGGGGCCAGATGTGTTAAGCCAGTGGCAATCCTACCTGGTTCGTGATCGTGGGGATACCCTTTGGTACTGTCCCAGTGGTCGACATTTCTTCCACTATGGTCAGGCAAAAGCGGTGAGCCGGGTGATGGTGCAGTGGTGGCAACAGCATGAGCCTAGGGTGACTGCAACGCGGCCTGAGTTGTCTGCATTACCGGCGATCGCGGAAGTCTGA
- a CDS encoding glutathione S-transferase family protein, which yields MLKLYGAVRSRSAIVQWYLEEYQIPYELVMLDMQAGEHRQPAYLAVNPIGKLPAIDDDGFILWESGAILLYLAEKYGHLPATLPERAIATQWVLYANATLGPVLFIEASRERELPKQLPALNTILTQRPFLLGNEFSVVDVAVGSMLIYGVTLLKLDFSAYPAIVDYVTRLSQRQQQALKG from the coding sequence ATGCTAAAACTTTACGGTGCGGTTCGCAGTCGTTCGGCCATTGTGCAGTGGTACCTGGAGGAATACCAGATTCCCTATGAGCTGGTGATGCTGGATATGCAAGCCGGGGAACATCGGCAACCCGCCTACTTGGCCGTAAACCCAATCGGCAAACTCCCCGCGATCGATGATGATGGGTTTATCCTCTGGGAGTCCGGGGCAATTCTGCTCTACTTAGCCGAAAAATATGGCCATCTCCCCGCTACCCTACCGGAACGGGCGATCGCGACCCAATGGGTCCTCTATGCCAATGCCACCCTCGGACCTGTCCTGTTTATTGAAGCCAGCCGGGAGCGGGAACTGCCGAAGCAGTTGCCTGCGCTCAACACGATCCTGACCCAGCGTCCCTTCCTCTTAGGCAACGAATTCAGTGTGGTCGATGTAGCGGTTGGTTCCATGCTGATCTATGGGGTTACCCTCCTGAAGTTAGACTTCAGCGCCTATCCTGCGATCGTGGATTACGTGACTCGCCTATCTCAACGGCAGCAGCAAGCCTTAAAGGGATAA
- a CDS encoding ABC transporter permease produces the protein MSDLAFLTDYLVASLRVAVPLGFAALGGLWSERSGVINIALEGMLLTGAFVSAAVAATTGQVGLAIAAASLAAGLVGLGHAALCVSLRVNQLVSGLAINLSVAGLTAFGARLVFREGTTQGLPALGPLPLPAFLQHLPLLGPLVFAQDWLTYGLWAGIGVSLYLLFYTHYGLALRAVGEAPQAAETAGVSVILIRYLSVGLSGLLCGLGGAYLTLVHVKFFAEGMVAGKGFIALAAVIFGRWHPIGVFLACVLFGATEALQLRIQALNLQIPYQFLVMLPYAIALLALLGLAGKSVPPAALGVPYVKED, from the coding sequence ATGTCCGATCTTGCCTTTCTGACTGACTATCTCGTGGCCAGTTTACGTGTCGCAGTGCCCCTGGGGTTTGCGGCCCTGGGGGGGTTGTGGTCCGAGCGATCGGGCGTGATCAACATTGCCCTAGAGGGGATGCTGCTGACGGGGGCGTTTGTGAGTGCGGCAGTGGCAGCAACCACAGGCCAAGTGGGGCTAGCGATCGCGGCGGCGAGTCTGGCAGCAGGCTTGGTTGGTCTCGGTCATGCGGCCCTCTGTGTCAGCTTGCGGGTGAATCAACTGGTTTCTGGGTTGGCGATTAATCTATCGGTGGCGGGGCTGACCGCCTTTGGGGCACGGTTAGTCTTTAGGGAAGGCACCACACAAGGGCTGCCCGCCCTGGGGCCGCTCCCCCTACCCGCTTTCCTACAACACCTGCCCCTCCTGGGGCCATTGGTCTTCGCGCAGGATTGGCTCACCTATGGGTTATGGGCGGGCATCGGCGTCAGCCTGTATTTGCTGTTTTACACCCACTATGGCTTAGCCCTGCGAGCAGTGGGGGAGGCCCCTCAGGCGGCGGAGACGGCGGGGGTATCGGTTATCCTGATTCGCTATCTGAGCGTTGGGTTAAGTGGTCTTCTCTGCGGTTTAGGTGGGGCGTATTTAACCCTGGTCCATGTGAAGTTTTTTGCCGAGGGCATGGTGGCGGGTAAAGGGTTTATTGCCCTCGCAGCGGTGATTTTTGGCCGTTGGCACCCGATCGGCGTTTTCCTGGCCTGTGTCTTGTTCGGTGCCACTGAGGCATTACAGTTGCGCATTCAGGCCCTGAACCTGCAAATCCCGTACCAGTTTCTGGTGATGTTGCCCTACGCGATCGCCCTCCTAGCCCTCTTGGGACTAGCCGGGAAATCCGTCCCCCCTGCTGCATTGGGAGTCCCCTATGTCAAGGAGGATTGA
- a CDS encoding TIGR02450 family Trp-rich protein, whose amino-acid sequence MAKKQKFPHLVGSKWTAQQETWGWRHFQVVNRKNQGQWVFAELVAACDPSVRFWMNAKLLKDRSQWQAGWQPLQSLRLDQASDQKT is encoded by the coding sequence ATGGCGAAAAAACAGAAATTTCCTCACCTAGTCGGCTCCAAGTGGACTGCACAGCAGGAAACTTGGGGGTGGCGGCACTTCCAGGTTGTCAATCGCAAAAATCAAGGCCAATGGGTTTTTGCGGAACTGGTGGCGGCTTGTGATCCCTCAGTGCGCTTCTGGATGAATGCCAAACTCCTCAAGGATCGATCGCAATGGCAAGCGGGTTGGCAACCCCTGCAATCCCTCAGACTCGATCAGGCGTCCGATCAAAAAACGTGA
- a CDS encoding 16S rRNA (cytosine(967)-C(5))-methyltransferase, which produces MPSARQIAFQVLRAVARGAFADVALDRELRQQSPTRDRPPTDIARDHRLVAELVYGTIRRQRTLDCLIDHLATKPASQQPPALRLILHLGLYQLTYLSQIPASAAVDTTVELAKANGFEGLAGFVNGLLRRYVRWQETEDRRLEIENREQGTDDREQGTGGRPVVEGVPRLPLALPSEPVERLGIVHSYPDWIIRVWLEQLGEAETERLCQWLNQTPALDLRVNPLRASLAQVTQALADRGITAHPVTLQSGDAAYTLPQALRLSGNVGAIPALPGFAEGWWLVQDSSAQLVSHLLDPQPGETVIDACAAPGGKATHLAELMQDQGVVWACDRYPSRLRKIKQNAQRLGLRSLRLQVGDSRNLPQFTQQADRVLVDAPCSGLGTLHRHADARWRQTPDTVQALVQLQSELLDQAATWVKPGGVLVYATCTLHPAENEDMVTQFLATHPHWRLDPPRLEPISPGESPSPLTPFVDPAGWLKLWPQQTQMDGFFMARMVCG; this is translated from the coding sequence ATGCCAAGCGCACGCCAGATAGCGTTTCAAGTGCTGCGGGCGGTTGCACGGGGGGCCTTTGCCGATGTGGCCCTCGATCGGGAACTGCGCCAGCAGTCCCCCACCCGCGATCGTCCTCCTACCGATATCGCCCGCGATCATCGCTTGGTCGCCGAACTGGTCTACGGCACGATTCGTCGCCAGCGCACCCTGGATTGCCTCATCGATCACCTCGCTACCAAACCGGCCAGTCAACAACCGCCGGCTTTACGCCTAATTTTGCATTTGGGTCTCTATCAACTCACCTATCTCAGTCAGATTCCGGCTTCGGCAGCGGTGGATACCACAGTTGAACTGGCTAAGGCGAATGGCTTTGAGGGATTGGCGGGGTTTGTCAATGGGCTGTTGCGCCGGTATGTGCGCTGGCAGGAGACCGAAGACCGGAGACTGGAGATAGAAAATAGGGAACAGGGAACAGATGATAGGGAACAGGGAACAGGCGGGAGGCCAGTGGTTGAGGGGGTGCCCCGTTTGCCGTTGGCTTTGCCCAGTGAGCCGGTGGAACGGTTGGGGATTGTCCATAGCTACCCCGATTGGATCATTCGGGTCTGGTTAGAGCAACTGGGGGAGGCTGAGACGGAACGCCTGTGTCAGTGGTTAAATCAAACCCCGGCGTTGGATCTACGGGTGAATCCCCTGCGGGCCTCGCTGGCACAGGTGACCCAAGCCCTGGCCGATCGCGGCATTACGGCTCACCCTGTGACGCTCCAGTCGGGTGATGCCGCCTACACCCTACCCCAGGCGTTGCGGTTATCGGGGAATGTGGGGGCGATTCCGGCCTTACCGGGTTTTGCCGAGGGGTGGTGGTTGGTGCAGGATAGCAGTGCCCAATTGGTCAGCCATCTGCTCGATCCCCAGCCGGGGGAAACGGTGATTGATGCCTGTGCGGCGCCGGGAGGGAAGGCAACCCATCTGGCTGAGTTAATGCAGGATCAGGGGGTGGTTTGGGCCTGCGATCGCTACCCATCCCGCTTGCGTAAGATTAAGCAAAATGCCCAGCGGTTAGGGCTGCGATCGCTGCGGCTCCAGGTGGGTGACAGTCGAAATTTACCCCAGTTTACCCAGCAGGCCGATCGGGTCTTGGTGGATGCTCCTTGCTCTGGCCTGGGGACCCTCCACCGCCATGCCGATGCCCGTTGGCGCCAGACCCCCGACACGGTGCAAGCCTTGGTCCAACTCCAATCCGAATTACTTGACCAGGCCGCCACCTGGGTGAAACCGGGCGGTGTCCTGGTTTATGCGACCTGTACACTACATCCTGCCGAGAATGAAGACATGGTGACCCAATTTCTGGCCACCCATCCCCACTGGCGACTCGATCCGCCGCGTTTAGAGCCGATCTCCCCAGGCGAATCACCCTCACCCCTCACCCCCTTTGTTGATCCAGCGGGTTGGCTAAAACTGTGGCCCCAGCAAACGCAGATGGATGGCTTTTTTATGGCCCGGATGGTATGTGGTTAG
- a CDS encoding sulfite exporter TauE/SafE family protein gives MIALVSLGLISFLSWLMSMLAGGGSPLILIPVVNFLLGSQAIAPTITIGMLVGNLQRTLFFWRSIHWRVTLWHLPGTLVGATLGSYLLSRIHVEGLQVVVAIALVLMAANAWFGGPAYALKIKDWHFLPLSFLNSFVSGLVGSTGPILNPVYLHYGLEKEQLISTKSATVVLIHVIKLVTYLIFGILTVPYCLYGLLIGLAAIPANWVGKLILEHMTAAQFRQVVLGFVGMSGLWMLWQQRELLLIW, from the coding sequence ATGATCGCATTAGTGAGTTTGGGCCTGATCAGTTTTCTTTCCTGGTTGATGAGTATGCTGGCGGGGGGGGGTAGCCCGCTCATTTTGATCCCAGTCGTCAATTTTCTGTTGGGTTCCCAGGCGATCGCACCCACGATCACGATCGGGATGCTGGTGGGCAATTTACAGCGCACCCTCTTTTTTTGGCGATCGATTCACTGGCGGGTGACCCTGTGGCACCTGCCCGGCACCCTCGTGGGGGCTACGCTGGGGTCCTATCTCCTCTCGCGGATTCACGTGGAGGGGCTACAAGTGGTGGTTGCGATCGCCCTCGTGTTGATGGCGGCGAATGCCTGGTTTGGCGGTCCAGCCTATGCGCTGAAGATTAAGGACTGGCATTTTTTACCCCTATCTTTCCTCAACTCCTTTGTGTCGGGCCTAGTGGGGAGTACAGGTCCCATCCTCAATCCCGTGTATTTGCACTACGGTTTGGAAAAAGAACAACTGATTTCCACAAAGTCAGCTACGGTGGTTCTGATCCATGTGATTAAGCTGGTCACCTACCTGATTTTTGGCATTTTGACCGTCCCCTATTGCCTCTATGGCCTCCTGATTGGGTTAGCGGCCATCCCGGCGAACTGGGTCGGCAAATTAATTCTGGAACACATGACGGCAGCCCAATTTCGGCAGGTTGTGCTCGGCTTTGTGGGCATGAGCGGCCTCTGGATGCTATGGCAACAACGGGAACTGCTCTTGATCTGGTAA
- a CDS encoding ABC transporter permease, whose translation MSQDHPTAATRPSQAQPPLPTVPRALAADPSPWGWSMLLTKVTAPEVIAPAIVGILFLVLWEGFVRVAHMPTYLLPGPLLVFQTLIQDWPILWPSLLVTLKITIVAFITAAVLGLLIAIVFTQSKWIERSFFPYAIILQTTPIVAIAPLIIIWLRNSTFAAMIVCAWIVAFFPILSNTTLGLNSVDRNLLDLFKLYRANRWQTLIYLRLPAAMPYFLGGLRISGGLALIGAVVAEFVAGTGGQKAGLAYQILMASYNLQIPRMFAALTLITALGVLIFVILSMISDFLLRHWHESAIQREA comes from the coding sequence ATGAGTCAAGATCACCCCACCGCCGCCACCCGTCCTTCCCAGGCCCAACCGCCCTTACCAACCGTGCCCAGGGCATTGGCAGCCGATCCGTCCCCTTGGGGGTGGTCAATGCTATTGACTAAGGTGACGGCTCCTGAAGTGATTGCCCCAGCCATTGTAGGGATTTTATTCTTAGTGCTGTGGGAAGGGTTTGTGCGGGTAGCCCACATGCCAACCTATCTGTTGCCGGGACCGCTGCTGGTGTTCCAAACGCTGATTCAGGATTGGCCGATTCTTTGGCCTTCTCTGCTGGTTACGTTGAAGATCACGATCGTGGCATTCATCACGGCAGCGGTTCTGGGGTTGTTGATTGCGATTGTGTTTACCCAAAGTAAGTGGATTGAGCGCAGCTTTTTCCCCTATGCGATCATCCTGCAAACCACGCCGATTGTTGCGATCGCGCCCTTGATTATCATTTGGCTGCGCAATAGTACCTTCGCAGCCATGATTGTGTGTGCCTGGATTGTGGCCTTTTTCCCGATTTTGTCAAATACGACATTGGGATTAAATAGTGTCGATCGTAATTTGTTGGATCTCTTCAAGCTCTATCGCGCGAACCGCTGGCAAACGTTAATTTACTTGCGACTGCCGGCGGCGATGCCCTATTTCTTGGGAGGATTGCGCATTAGTGGTGGTTTAGCACTCATTGGAGCCGTAGTGGCTGAGTTTGTGGCCGGAACAGGCGGCCAAAAAGCAGGGCTAGCCTACCAAATTTTGATGGCCAGTTATAACCTGCAAATCCCCCGTATGTTCGCAGCATTAACCCTGATTACGGCCCTGGGGGTTTTAATTTTTGTGATCCTATCGATGATCTCCGATTTCCTGTTGCGCCACTGGCACGAAAGCGCCATCCAACGCGAGGCTTAG
- a CDS encoding alpha/beta hydrolase, whose translation MLFITNRVFNEGPTPITQNGTFQIPRSLTFALQNNQAEQSVYFCQRRRENDYREIGNRAFFTAIKESPVEQVLLYIHGFSNFPESSIFRTTAELQRLFNQKSPNAVLVIPIIWPCDNKVGLVRDYFDDQKSADASDVAFMRLIEKFLEWRQQNSTLQNPCLKWINVLAHSMGNRVLRGALNRAVDYYQVGGIPQIFRNVFMVAADVINEALEPGKEGQYIPHAARNVVVYYAADDLALRASKVANVGNMIASRRLGHTGPERIAAVPRNVYAIDCDDFNNLYDSPTGHGYFSADPTGAPGLLFDHMWECMRTGRVPMNPAGARTTILSHRFWL comes from the coding sequence ATGCTATTTATTACCAACCGCGTTTTTAATGAGGGGCCAACCCCGATTACTCAGAATGGGACGTTTCAAATTCCGCGATCGCTGACCTTTGCTCTGCAAAATAATCAGGCAGAACAATCTGTTTATTTTTGTCAGCGGCGGCGGGAAAATGATTACCGAGAGATTGGTAATCGTGCTTTTTTCACTGCTATCAAAGAAAGTCCCGTTGAACAGGTGTTGCTCTATATTCACGGATTTTCTAACTTTCCGGAATCGTCGATCTTTCGGACAACGGCAGAATTACAACGCCTGTTTAACCAAAAGTCACCCAACGCCGTGCTCGTCATCCCGATCATTTGGCCCTGTGATAACAAGGTGGGACTTGTACGGGATTATTTCGATGATCAGAAATCTGCTGATGCTAGTGATGTCGCCTTTATGCGATTGATTGAAAAGTTTTTGGAATGGCGACAACAAAATAGTACGCTGCAAAATCCCTGCCTGAAGTGGATCAATGTTCTGGCCCATTCTATGGGTAATCGGGTACTACGGGGTGCCCTGAATCGGGCAGTGGATTATTATCAGGTGGGCGGGATTCCCCAGATTTTTCGCAATGTGTTTATGGTGGCGGCAGATGTGATCAACGAGGCCCTAGAACCGGGCAAAGAAGGCCAATATATCCCCCATGCAGCTCGTAATGTGGTGGTTTACTACGCTGCCGATGATTTAGCCCTACGGGCGAGTAAGGTGGCGAATGTGGGCAATATGATTGCCTCACGTCGCTTGGGCCATACAGGTCCCGAACGCATAGCGGCAGTGCCCCGCAATGTCTATGCGATCGACTGCGACGATTTCAATAATCTCTATGATTCACCGACCGGGCATGGCTATTTCAGTGCTGATCCCACGGGTGCCCCTGGGTTACTATTTGACCACATGTGGGAGTGTATGCGCACGGGCCGGGTACCCATGAATCCAGCCGGTGCCCGGACAACGATCCTCAGTCATCGCTTCTGGCTCTAG
- a CDS encoding beta-ketoacyl-ACP synthase III → MVQHAGRGIVITGSGSAVPTMALSNQELSQIVDTSDEWITTRTGIRQRRLAAPPQSLVDLAVPAAEAAIAMAGLAVTDVDLIILATSTPDDLFGSASMIQARLGATQAVAFDLTAACSGFIFGLVTGAQYLRAGTYQNALLIGADILSRWVDWGDRRTCVLFGDGAGAVVLQTADRDRLLGFELRSDGTQNACLTLAYQGDPQSLTGPVAVAKGTYQPIAMNGQEVYRFAVKRVPEVIEKALYRAARSVEHIDWLLLHQANQRILDAVAQRLKIPAEKVLSNLAQYGNTSAASIPIALDEAVRQGKIQPGDTIAAAGFGAGLTWGAVIFQWGPG, encoded by the coding sequence ATGGTGCAGCACGCCGGACGGGGAATAGTCATCACGGGAAGTGGTTCGGCGGTTCCAACGATGGCCTTAAGCAATCAGGAACTGAGTCAGATCGTGGACACCTCGGATGAATGGATTACAACCCGCACAGGGATTCGTCAACGTCGTCTGGCTGCCCCCCCCCAATCATTGGTTGATCTCGCCGTTCCGGCTGCCGAAGCCGCGATCGCAATGGCTGGCCTAGCTGTAACGGATGTTGATTTAATTATCCTGGCGACCTCGACGCCGGATGACTTGTTTGGCAGTGCCTCCATGATCCAGGCGCGGTTGGGTGCCACCCAGGCTGTAGCGTTTGATCTAACGGCAGCTTGCTCTGGCTTCATTTTTGGCCTAGTGACAGGGGCGCAATATCTGCGAGCGGGTACCTATCAAAATGCACTCCTGATTGGGGCAGATATCCTCTCGCGCTGGGTGGACTGGGGCGATCGCCGGACGTGCGTACTGTTTGGCGATGGTGCCGGGGCAGTAGTACTTCAGACAGCCGATCGCGATCGCCTGTTGGGGTTTGAACTACGCAGTGATGGGACACAAAACGCCTGCCTAACCCTGGCCTACCAGGGGGATCCCCAAAGCCTGACAGGGCCAGTAGCCGTGGCCAAAGGCACCTATCAACCCATTGCGATGAATGGTCAAGAGGTCTATCGTTTCGCAGTTAAACGGGTGCCGGAGGTCATTGAAAAAGCCCTGTATCGGGCAGCACGATCAGTTGAACACATCGATTGGTTGTTATTACATCAGGCAAACCAGCGCATTCTCGATGCTGTAGCGCAACGCTTAAAAATTCCCGCCGAAAAAGTGTTGAGTAATCTTGCCCAATATGGCAACACCTCGGCAGCCTCGATTCCCATTGCCCTCGATGAAGCCGTGCGTCAGGGCAAAATTCAGCCAGGAGATACGATCGCGGCAGCCGGATTTGGGGCTGGTCTGACCTGGGGGGCGGTCATTTTCCAGTGGGGACCGGGTTAG
- the hisIE gene encoding bifunctional phosphoribosyl-AMP cyclohydrolase/phosphoribosyl-ATP diphosphatase HisIE, whose amino-acid sequence MTLASLASAIPLDQIRYNDQGLVPAIVQDYLDGTVLMLAWMNRESLQKTLETGQTWFWSRSRAELWPKGATSGHVQQVKTIRYDCDSDALLVTVEQVGDIACHTGERSCFHQIEGAIAPPPADTLSQVFQVICDRRDHPNPDSYTCKLLAGGDNKILKKVGEEAAEVVMACKDDDPDQIAGEVADLFYHTLVALAQHQVDLKAVYRKLQERRR is encoded by the coding sequence ATGACCCTTGCCTCCCTTGCCTCGGCGATCCCCCTTGACCAAATTCGCTATAACGACCAGGGCCTCGTCCCCGCGATCGTCCAGGATTATTTAGATGGTACGGTGCTGATGTTGGCCTGGATGAACCGGGAATCGTTGCAAAAAACCCTGGAAACCGGGCAAACCTGGTTCTGGAGTCGATCGCGAGCCGAATTGTGGCCCAAGGGTGCAACCTCTGGACATGTCCAGCAGGTGAAAACCATCCGCTACGACTGTGATAGTGATGCGCTCTTGGTCACCGTCGAGCAGGTGGGCGATATAGCCTGCCATACGGGCGAGCGCAGTTGTTTCCACCAAATCGAGGGGGCCATCGCACCACCCCCTGCCGATACCCTTTCCCAGGTGTTCCAGGTGATCTGCGATCGGCGCGACCACCCCAACCCAGATTCCTATACCTGTAAACTCCTGGCGGGTGGGGATAACAAAATCCTCAAAAAAGTAGGTGAAGAGGCGGCAGAAGTGGTGATGGCCTGTAAAGATGATGATCCCGATCAAATTGCCGGGGAAGTCGCGGATTTGTTCTATCACACTCTGGTGGCCCTCGCCCAGCACCAGGTTGACCTCAAGGCGGTTTATCGCAAATTGCAAGAACGGCGACGTTAG
- a CDS encoding Fur family transcriptional regulator produces MENTQSNGERFKARLHQEGLRFTRQRQKILDLFQDLAAGQHLSAEEIQQTLAQQGERISLSTVYRTLHVMARVKLLRELELAEGKKLYELSAPFLSQHHHLVCVQCGAVVEFEADKIRQVGGHQSAERGYALLDCQFTLYGICPQCQRQTVHSEE; encoded by the coding sequence ATGGAAAACACCCAATCTAACGGGGAACGCTTTAAGGCAAGGTTGCATCAGGAAGGCTTGCGCTTCACCCGCCAGCGCCAGAAGATTTTGGACCTGTTCCAAGACTTAGCCGCAGGCCAACACCTCAGCGCCGAGGAAATCCAGCAAACCCTGGCCCAGCAAGGGGAGCGGATCAGTCTCTCGACGGTCTACCGCACCCTGCACGTGATGGCAAGGGTCAAACTGCTGCGGGAACTGGAACTAGCGGAGGGCAAAAAGCTGTATGAGTTGAGCGCTCCTTTCCTGAGCCAGCACCATCATCTGGTGTGTGTCCAGTGTGGCGCAGTTGTTGAGTTTGAGGCTGACAAAATCCGCCAGGTTGGGGGGCACCAGTCTGCGGAACGGGGCTATGCCCTGCTGGATTGTCAATTTACGCTCTATGGCATCTGTCCGCAATGTCAGCGGCAGACCGTTCACAGTGAAGAATGA
- a CDS encoding Gfo/Idh/MocA family protein, giving the protein MVIKSIRFPLQVGVVGTGYAANARAEALKADDRVHLRAVAGHSPATTQAFAQTYGMEPCDTWQTLVGRPDLDLILVATANYLHGPIVRAALEAGKHVVVEFPLTLDLAEADALLTLARSQQCLLHIEHIELLGGLHQASRQFLPQVGEIFAVDYATVTPQRPAPRRWTYHREWFGFPLMGALSRIHRLTDLLGIVATVSCQLRYWDDPTIAPSNPYYTTCLCQAQLQFDQGIVATVTYGKGEALWQTARSLTIQGKQGALLFEGDTGQLVTAAGTQDIALGSRRGLFAQDMQQVLAYLQAGTPLYVTPEASLYALKVADAARRSAASQQVIAIA; this is encoded by the coding sequence GTGGTCATTAAATCAATCCGTTTCCCTTTGCAGGTCGGCGTGGTGGGGACAGGCTATGCAGCCAATGCCAGGGCAGAAGCGCTCAAAGCCGACGATCGGGTTCATTTGCGAGCCGTAGCCGGTCATAGTCCGGCTACAACCCAAGCCTTTGCCCAAACCTACGGGATGGAACCCTGCGATACTTGGCAAACCCTCGTTGGCCGTCCTGATCTGGATTTAATTCTGGTGGCCACTGCCAATTATCTGCATGGCCCGATCGTCCGAGCGGCCCTGGAAGCGGGTAAACATGTTGTGGTGGAGTTCCCCCTCACCCTTGACCTGGCTGAGGCGGACGCACTGCTCACCTTGGCGCGATCGCAGCAGTGTCTCTTGCACATCGAACATATTGAGTTGCTAGGTGGGTTGCATCAGGCCAGTCGCCAGTTTTTACCCCAGGTGGGCGAGATCTTCGCCGTAGACTATGCCACCGTCACGCCTCAACGTCCGGCCCCCCGGCGGTGGACCTACCACCGGGAGTGGTTCGGTTTTCCGCTGATGGGGGCCTTATCCCGTATTCACCGGCTTACGGACCTGTTGGGCATAGTCGCGACGGTGAGTTGTCAACTGCGCTACTGGGATGACCCTACGATCGCCCCCAGCAACCCCTACTACACGACCTGCCTGTGTCAAGCTCAACTTCAGTTTGATCAGGGCATTGTGGCCACGGTCACCTACGGCAAGGGAGAAGCCCTCTGGCAAACCGCGCGATCGCTGACGATCCAGGGGAAACAGGGTGCCCTCCTGTTTGAAGGTGATACCGGCCAGTTGGTGACCGCTGCCGGTACCCAGGACATCGCCCTCGGTAGCCGTCGGGGCCTTTTTGCTCAGGATATGCAACAGGTGTTGGCCTACTTGCAGGCAGGGACACCCCTCTACGTGACTCCCGAAGCCAGTCTCTATGCCCTGAAAGTCGCGGATGCGGCGCGACGCTCAGCCGCTAGCCAACAGGTGATCGCGATCGCCTAG